From the Marinomonas sp. THO17 genome, one window contains:
- a CDS encoding EAL domain-containing protein, with protein MTLLKKNIWAAFYLTAVIWLMFFTGASFVSYQTVQEEYTSEQKKLMSLAANSIQSTLRQYEVLLDLIAKEVIVYDLLSDKETIQKIMDAVVEVDQSMLGVGLFLPNGNVYVASSGVKLPTNFNLLSQPENRDSFEQTLRSNKMVLGRTYQSEVLKTIAFPLRKSIFDADNNALFVLSTVINIPKGFSFFLENKTHHNHNDLYIYRGRDNYFQLVISQNPVNPDIYNYQIPQANIDQAFRSLEQNEGLSIEDIKANELEVISTSMQAGSNTQTVSRYLSKYDLWVELKLNNRYVMGLFFKELQILIGIFAGSLLLIYLLFRGIANNEKRIKDALEHQANHDYLTGLNNRFYLDQQLLSMKKGKLYYLIFIDLDNFKAINDGYGHEVGDKVLCLVAERLQSLVSPQDVLVRYSGDEFIIIVFNKNEKTTHFFCKAIQSNLALPATIGDFRFVLSASIGVAAFPDDGHNLDELKRFADLAMYEAKKTRNTITFFREDFKQAYNYRSQLEQELKKALLQNEMYMMYQPQMSFDGSSFGVEALVRWENKLLGSVPPDKFIPVAEACGLMLPIGEFIIDQTFKDMIEIQKETKLPVTVSINISVRQFQHNEFFDRLIELIEKHSFIYIELVLEVTENLFIDDVIGIQNLMNKIRDKGIRISLDDFGTGYSSLSLLNQLPIDELKIDKSFVDDITTNSNTLAMVEGIIAIARRLNIITVVEGVETEEQRQILADLHCDIFQGYHFSKPLKIHDLKKFITSNTNLLSVTNQKA; from the coding sequence ATGACTTTACTCAAAAAAAATATCTGGGCAGCCTTCTATCTAACTGCCGTCATTTGGCTGATGTTTTTCACTGGGGCAAGTTTCGTCAGTTATCAAACTGTCCAAGAAGAGTACACATCCGAACAAAAAAAACTAATGTCACTGGCAGCTAACTCAATTCAATCCACCTTACGTCAGTATGAAGTATTACTTGACCTGATAGCGAAAGAAGTCATTGTTTACGATTTATTATCAGACAAAGAGACAATTCAAAAAATCATGGATGCCGTTGTGGAAGTTGACCAGTCCATGCTTGGCGTGGGTCTTTTTCTGCCAAATGGCAATGTCTATGTTGCTTCCTCCGGCGTCAAACTTCCTACAAATTTTAATCTACTTTCTCAGCCTGAAAATCGTGACAGCTTCGAGCAAACATTAAGAAGTAACAAGATGGTACTAGGCCGGACATATCAAAGTGAAGTATTAAAAACCATCGCGTTTCCGCTTCGCAAATCCATTTTTGATGCAGATAATAATGCTCTGTTTGTATTATCTACTGTAATCAACATCCCGAAAGGCTTCAGCTTTTTCTTAGAAAACAAAACACACCATAATCACAATGACCTCTACATTTATCGAGGCAGAGATAATTATTTTCAGTTAGTCATTTCGCAAAATCCTGTCAATCCTGACATATACAATTATCAAATTCCACAAGCCAATATTGACCAAGCTTTTCGTTCGCTAGAACAAAATGAGGGGCTGAGTATAGAAGACATCAAAGCAAACGAATTAGAAGTTATTTCCACCAGTATGCAAGCAGGGTCAAATACTCAAACCGTAAGCCGCTACTTGTCCAAATACGATTTATGGGTAGAGCTTAAATTGAATAATCGTTATGTTATGGGGTTGTTCTTCAAAGAACTCCAGATCCTCATTGGCATTTTTGCAGGCTCTTTACTGCTGATTTATTTGCTGTTCAGAGGTATTGCCAACAATGAAAAACGCATTAAAGATGCCTTAGAACATCAGGCCAATCATGATTATCTGACCGGACTCAACAATCGGTTTTATTTGGATCAACAACTGCTCTCAATGAAAAAAGGCAAACTGTATTATCTTATTTTCATCGATTTAGACAATTTCAAAGCCATTAACGATGGTTATGGTCATGAGGTAGGTGATAAGGTACTTTGCCTTGTGGCCGAAAGACTGCAATCCTTGGTCAGCCCACAAGATGTTTTGGTACGCTATAGTGGCGACGAGTTCATCATCATTGTGTTTAACAAAAATGAAAAAACTACCCACTTCTTCTGCAAAGCCATTCAAAGTAATTTGGCTTTACCGGCTACGATTGGCGATTTTCGCTTTGTATTAAGTGCCAGCATTGGAGTCGCTGCTTTTCCTGACGATGGACACAATCTGGATGAACTGAAACGCTTCGCCGATCTAGCAATGTATGAAGCAAAAAAAACACGCAATACCATCACCTTCTTTCGCGAAGATTTCAAACAAGCTTACAATTATCGCTCGCAACTGGAACAAGAGCTCAAGAAAGCCTTATTACAGAATGAAATGTACATGATGTATCAGCCACAAATGAGTTTTGATGGCAGTTCTTTTGGCGTAGAAGCTCTGGTGCGCTGGGAAAACAAATTACTAGGATCTGTACCGCCAGATAAATTCATTCCTGTTGCAGAAGCTTGTGGCCTCATGCTGCCAATCGGCGAATTTATCATCGACCAAACCTTTAAGGACATGATAGAGATTCAAAAAGAAACGAAGTTACCCGTTACTGTCTCAATCAATATTTCAGTTCGTCAATTCCAGCATAATGAATTTTTCGATAGGTTGATAGAATTGATAGAAAAGCACTCATTTATCTATATTGAACTAGTGCTTGAGGTCACAGAAAACCTCTTTATTGACGATGTCATTGGCATTCAAAATTTAATGAATAAAATTCGCGATAAAGGCATTCGCATTTCCCTAGACGATTTCGGCACAGGTTATTCTTCTCTGAGTTTATTGAATCAATTGCCAATCGATGAGCTCAAAATAGATAAGAGTTTTGTCGATGACATCACCACCAACAGCAACACTCTAGCCATGGTCGAGGGAATCATTGCCATTGCTCGAAGATTGAATATCATCACAGTGGTAGAAGGCGTGGAAACGGAAGAGCAAAGACAAATTCTGGCCGATTTACATTGTGATATTTTCCAAGGCTATCACTTCTCAAAACCATTAAAAATACATGATCTTAAAAAGTTCATCACCTCAAATACAAACCTGTTAAGTGTCACCAATCAAAAAGCATAG
- the greA gene encoding transcription elongation factor GreA has product MNKVPMTVEGEARLREELNHLKSVVRPRVIADIAEAREHGDLKENAEYHAAREEQGFTEGRIKEIEGKLADSQVIDVKSMTATGKVVFGTTVTLYNVDTEGTVTYQIVGDDEADVKEKKISYASPIAKAIIGKQEGDEVSVKIPSGEAVYEIEKVEYI; this is encoded by the coding sequence ATGAATAAAGTTCCAATGACAGTTGAAGGGGAAGCTCGTTTAAGAGAAGAGCTGAACCATCTGAAAAGTGTTGTGCGTCCACGAGTGATAGCAGACATTGCTGAAGCTCGTGAGCACGGTGACTTGAAAGAAAACGCAGAATATCATGCTGCTCGAGAAGAGCAGGGCTTTACAGAAGGTCGCATTAAAGAGATTGAAGGCAAACTGGCGGATTCTCAAGTGATCGATGTAAAGTCGATGACGGCGACTGGTAAAGTGGTATTTGGTACAACAGTGACTTTATACAATGTGGACACAGAAGGTACGGTGACTTATCAGATCGTAGGTGATGATGAAGCGGACGTAAAAGAGAAGAAAATCTCTTATGCTTCACCGATTGCCAAGGCCATTATTGGTAAGCAAGAAGGTGACGAAGTGTCGGTTAAGATACCAAGTGGCGAAGCTGTCTACGAGATCGAAAAAGTCGAATACATATAA
- the carB gene encoding carbamoyl-phosphate synthase large subunit: MPKRTDIKSVLILGAGPIVIGQACEFDYSGAQACKALREEGFRVILVNSNPATIMTDPVMADATYIEPIEWKTVEKIIEKERPDAVLPTMGGQTALNCALDLERHGVLAKYGVEMIGATADAIDKAEDRHRFDEAMKSIGLECPRAGIAHNMEEALKVQSEVGFPCIIRPSFTMGGTGGGIAYNMEEFEEICTRGLDLSPTNELLIDESLIGWKEYEMEVVRDKNDNCIIVCAIENFDAMGVHTGDSITVAPAQTLTDKEYQIMRNASLAVLREIGVETGGSNVQFGMDPKTGRLVVIEMNPRVSRSSALASKATGFPIAKIAAKLAIGYTLDELQNDITGGQTPASFEPAIDYVVTKIPRFTFEKFPSANDRLTTQMKSVGEVMAIGRNFQESMQKALRGLETGSDGFNPQLDLAEENSKEKLTHELQSPGADRIWYIGDAFRAGMTVDELYAVTGVDPWFLVQIEDIIKEEMALADKGLAYMTHDVMRRLKRKGFSDARLASLLQVTEKSLRERRYLLNVHPVYKRVDTCAAEFATNTAYMYSSYEDECEAAPSDKDKVIILGGGPNRIGQGIEFDYCCVHAALGLRDDGYETIMVNCNPETVSTDYDTSDRLYFEPVTLEDVLEIVRTEQPKGVIVQFGGQTPLKIARALQNEGVPIIGTSPEAIDRAEDRERFQSMIQRLGYKQPKNATVRSTEQAIVKAAEIGYPLVVRPSYVLGGRAMEIVYNEKELTRYMTTAVKVSNDSPVLLDHFLNAAIEIDIDCVSDGEQVVIGGIMQHIEQAGVHSGDSACSLPPYSLSADIQDQIRGMIKKMALELGVVGLMNTQLAVQDGEIYVIEVNPRASRTVPFVSKCIGRSLAQVAALVMAGKSLTELGFTEEIIPSYYSVKEAVFPFNKFQGVDPILGPEMKSTGEVMGVGDSFPEAFGKAVLGGGTVLPTSGRAFISVRDMDKEGAVAVARRLAEQGFDLVGTEGTAKYLTEQGVDVRKVNKVNEGRPHIVDMMKNGEIDYIINTTSGTQAITDSSLIRRTALQRKVCYTTTLAGAEATSLAIGLTGETKVRRLQDLHLGK, encoded by the coding sequence ATGCCAAAACGTACTGACATAAAAAGCGTCTTAATTTTAGGTGCCGGCCCAATTGTCATCGGTCAAGCCTGTGAGTTTGACTATTCTGGCGCGCAAGCTTGTAAAGCGCTGCGTGAAGAAGGCTTCCGCGTTATTTTGGTGAACTCTAACCCAGCCACCATCATGACCGATCCAGTGATGGCCGATGCCACTTATATCGAGCCGATTGAATGGAAAACCGTTGAGAAAATTATTGAGAAAGAGCGCCCAGACGCCGTATTGCCAACCATGGGCGGACAAACTGCACTGAACTGTGCCTTGGACCTTGAGCGTCATGGCGTATTGGCAAAATACGGTGTGGAAATGATAGGCGCGACTGCCGATGCTATCGATAAAGCGGAAGACCGTCATCGTTTTGATGAAGCGATGAAGTCGATCGGCCTAGAGTGTCCTCGTGCGGGTATCGCTCACAATATGGAAGAGGCACTGAAAGTACAAAGTGAAGTGGGCTTCCCTTGTATTATTCGTCCTTCTTTCACTATGGGTGGTACTGGTGGTGGTATCGCTTATAACATGGAAGAGTTTGAGGAAATTTGTACTCGAGGTTTGGATTTATCTCCAACCAACGAATTGTTAATCGATGAGTCTTTGATCGGTTGGAAAGAGTACGAAATGGAAGTGGTACGTGACAAAAACGATAACTGTATTATCGTTTGTGCCATTGAGAATTTCGATGCCATGGGAGTTCATACAGGGGACTCTATTACCGTGGCACCTGCGCAAACTCTGACGGACAAAGAATATCAAATTATGCGTAATGCCTCTTTGGCAGTATTGCGTGAAATCGGTGTAGAAACTGGTGGTTCGAACGTACAATTTGGTATGGATCCGAAAACGGGGCGTTTGGTGGTCATTGAGATGAACCCTCGTGTATCGCGTTCTTCGGCTTTAGCATCAAAAGCAACGGGTTTCCCGATTGCGAAAATTGCCGCCAAATTGGCGATTGGTTACACCTTAGATGAATTGCAGAACGACATCACGGGTGGACAAACACCAGCCAGCTTTGAGCCTGCCATTGATTACGTTGTGACGAAAATTCCACGCTTCACTTTTGAGAAGTTCCCGAGTGCTAACGACCGTTTGACCACACAGATGAAGTCAGTGGGTGAGGTCATGGCGATTGGCCGTAACTTCCAAGAGTCCATGCAAAAAGCCTTGCGAGGCTTGGAAACTGGTTCTGACGGCTTTAATCCTCAGTTGGATCTGGCCGAAGAAAACAGCAAAGAAAAATTGACTCATGAGCTGCAATCACCCGGCGCAGATCGTATCTGGTACATAGGTGACGCTTTCCGAGCTGGTATGACGGTTGATGAATTGTATGCAGTAACTGGGGTTGATCCTTGGTTCTTGGTGCAGATTGAAGACATTATCAAAGAAGAAATGGCGCTAGCGGACAAAGGTCTGGCGTATATGACTCATGATGTGATGCGTCGTCTCAAGCGTAAAGGATTTTCTGATGCCCGTTTGGCGTCTTTGTTACAAGTCACTGAAAAATCTCTGCGTGAGCGTCGTTACTTGCTAAATGTACATCCGGTTTACAAGCGTGTGGATACCTGTGCGGCTGAGTTCGCGACGAACACGGCCTACATGTACTCTTCGTATGAAGACGAATGTGAAGCGGCACCAAGTGATAAAGACAAGGTGATCATTCTTGGTGGTGGTCCAAATCGTATCGGTCAAGGCATCGAGTTTGATTATTGCTGTGTTCATGCGGCATTAGGTTTGCGTGATGATGGTTACGAAACCATCATGGTGAACTGTAACCCAGAAACCGTATCCACTGACTATGATACCTCAGATCGTTTGTACTTTGAGCCAGTGACTTTGGAAGACGTATTGGAAATCGTACGTACAGAGCAGCCAAAAGGTGTGATCGTTCAGTTTGGTGGTCAAACGCCGTTGAAGATTGCCCGCGCTTTGCAAAACGAAGGTGTGCCAATTATTGGTACATCGCCAGAAGCCATTGACCGTGCTGAAGACCGTGAGCGTTTCCAAAGCATGATTCAGCGTCTTGGTTACAAACAACCGAAAAACGCAACGGTACGCTCAACCGAGCAAGCTATTGTTAAAGCGGCAGAGATAGGTTATCCGTTAGTGGTTCGTCCTTCTTACGTATTGGGTGGCCGCGCAATGGAAATCGTCTATAACGAGAAAGAATTGACGCGTTATATGACAACAGCGGTGAAAGTCTCGAATGACAGCCCAGTATTGTTGGACCACTTTTTAAACGCAGCCATCGAAATTGACATAGATTGTGTGTCTGATGGTGAGCAAGTGGTGATTGGCGGTATCATGCAGCACATCGAGCAAGCGGGTGTTCACTCTGGAGATTCAGCGTGTTCTTTGCCTCCTTACTCTTTGTCAGCCGACATCCAAGACCAAATCCGCGGCATGATTAAGAAGATGGCGTTGGAATTGGGTGTAGTGGGTCTAATGAACACTCAGTTAGCGGTGCAAGATGGTGAGATTTACGTTATTGAAGTGAATCCACGTGCCTCACGTACCGTACCATTCGTGTCTAAGTGTATTGGTCGTTCCTTGGCACAGGTCGCTGCCTTAGTGATGGCGGGTAAGAGCTTGACAGAATTGGGTTTCACTGAGGAAATTATTCCTTCTTACTACAGCGTGAAAGAAGCCGTGTTCCCATTCAATAAGTTCCAGGGCGTAGACCCAATTCTTGGTCCTGAAATGAAATCCACAGGTGAAGTCATGGGGGTTGGGGACAGTTTCCCTGAAGCCTTTGGTAAAGCTGTATTGGGTGGTGGTACTGTGTTGCCAACGTCTGGGCGTGCTTTTATCAGTGTTCGTGATATGGACAAAGAAGGCGCGGTTGCTGTGGCTCGTCGTTTAGCAGAGCAAGGGTTTGATCTAGTGGGCACTGAAGGTACGGCGAAATATCTAACTGAACAAGGTGTCGATGTACGTAAGGTGAATAAGGTGAATGAAGGTCGTCCGCATATCGTTGATATGATGAAAAATGGCGAAATTGATTACATCATTAACACCACTTCAGGTACACAGGCGATCACGGATTCTTCTTTGATACGTCGTACAGCATTACAGCGCAAGGTTTGTTACACTACAACATTGGCTGGCGCTGAGGCGACAAGTTTAGCAATTGGTTTAACTGGTGAAACCAAAGTCAGAAGATTACAAGATTTGCACTTGGGGAAATAA